The following coding sequences are from one Eptesicus fuscus isolate TK198812 chromosome 7, DD_ASM_mEF_20220401, whole genome shotgun sequence window:
- the KRT84 gene encoding keratin, type II cuticular Hb4, giving the protein MSCHSYRVSSGRRVGNFSSCSAMAPQNLNRFRASSISCRSGSSFRGLGSFGSRSVITYGSCSPRIAAVGPRPIHCGVGFGAGGGCGAGLGFGASSGLGYGFGGPGFGYRVGGIGVPAAPSITAVTVNQSLLTPLNLEIDPNAQRVKRDEKEQIKTLNNKFASFIDKVRFLEQQNKLLETKWNFLQEQKCARSNLEPLFESYITNLQRQLDAASSDRAHLEAERNNMQDVLEGFKKKYEEEVEFRANAENEFVTLKKDVDTNFLNKSDLEANVETLAQEIDFLKTLYMEEIQLLQSHISETSVIVKMDNSRDLDLDGIITEIKAQYEEVARRSRADAEAWYQTKYEEMRVTAGQHCDNLRNTRNEINELTRLIQRLKTEIEHAKAQRAKLEAAVAEAEQRGEAALKDAKCKLADLEGALQQAKQDMARQLREYQELMNVKLGLDIEIATYRRLLEGEEIRICEGVGPVNISVSSSRGGLVCGPEPLVSSSTLSRSRVTFSGSSTRSGGVCGSSLGGAQVVMGSGDLLSTGSRGGSMLMRESCTPCAPSIPCPLPTEGGFSSCSGGRSSRGSSVRFVSTTTSRRTKY; this is encoded by the exons ATGTCTTGCCACTCCTACCGAGTCAGCTCTGGTCGCCGTGTGGGCAACTTCAGCTCTTGTTCAGCAATGGCCCCGCAGAACCTGAACAGATTCCGAGCCAGCTCCATCTCCTGCAGGAGTGGGTCCAGCTTCCGAGGCCTTGGCAGTTTTGGTAGTCGGAGCGTCATCACCTATGGATCATGCTCACCCCGGATAGCAGCTGTAGGCCCTCGTCCCATCCACTGTGGAGTCGGCTTtggtgctggtggtgggtgtggtgctGGTCTagggtttggagccagcagtggCCTTGGCTATGGCTTTGGTGGCCCTGGCTTTGGCTACAGAGTTGGAGGAATTGGAGTCCCAGCAGCCCCATCTATCACAGCAGTGACTGTTAACCAGAGCCTGCTGACCCCTCTCAACCTGGAGATTGACCCCAATGCTCAGAGGGTGAAGCGAGATGAGAAGGAGCAAATCAAGACCCTCAACAACAAATTTGCTTCCTTCATCGACAAG GTGCGGTTCTTGGAACAGCAGAATAAGCTTCTAGAGACCAAGTGGAACTTTCTCCAAGAGCAGAAGTGTGCCAGGAGCAATCTGGAGCCCCTCTTTGAGAGCTACATCACCAACCTGCAGAGGCAGCTGGATGCAGCCAGCAGCGACCGGGCCCATCTGGAGGCTGAGAGGAACAACATGCAGGATGTCCTTGAAGGTTTCAAGAAGAA GTACGAAGAAGAGGTGGAATTCCGGGCCAATGCTGAGAATGAGTTTGTGACTCTGAAGAAG GATGTGGATAcaaatttcttaaataaatctGATCTAGAGGCCAACGTGGAAACCTTAGCTCAGGAAATTGACTTCCTGAAAACCCTATACATGGAG GAAATCCAGCTGCTGCAGTCACACATCTCAGAGACCTCGGTCATCGTGAAGATGGACAACAGCCGGGACCTGGACTTGGATGGAATCATCACCGAAATCAAGGCCCAATATGAAGAGGTTGCCAGGCGCAGTCGGGCAGATGCTGAGGCCTggtaccagaccaag taTGAGGAGATGCGGGTGACAGCTGGCCAACACTGCGACAACCTGCGTAACACACGGAATGAGATCAATGAGCTGACCCGCCTGATCCAGAGGCTGAAGACAGAGATCGAGCATGCCAAGGCTCAG cggGCCAAGCTGGAGGCCGCAGTGGCTGAGGCGGAGCAGCGGGGTGAGGCAGCCCTCAAGGATGCCAAATGCAAGCTGGCAGATCTGGAGGGCGCCCTGCAGCAGGCCAAGCAGGACATGGCCAGGCAGCTGCGTGAGTATCAGGAACTGATGAACGTCAAGCTGGGCCTGGACATTGAGATCGCCACCTACAGGCGCCTGCTGGAGGGCGAGGAGATCCG gaTCTGCGAAGGTGTTGGACCAGTAAACATAT CCGTGAGCAGCTCCCGCGGTGGCCTGGTGTGTGGGCCTGAGCCCCTGGTTTCCAGCTCTACCCTCTCCCGCAGCAGAGTCACCTTCTCCGGCAGCAGCACCCGTTCTGGTGGCGTCTGTGGCTCCAGCCTGGGTGGGGCCCAGGTCGTCATGGGCAGCGGGGACCTGCTCAGCACAGGCTCCCGGGGAGGCTCGATGCTGATGAGAGAGTCCTGCACCCCCTGCGCCCCCAGCATCCCCTGCCCGCTGCCCACCGAGGGCGGCTTTAGCAGCTGCAGTGGGGGCCGCAGCAGCCGAGGTTCCAGCGTCCGCTTCGTGTCCACCACCACCTCCCGCCGGACCAAGTACTGA